The Ictalurus furcatus strain D&B chromosome 12, Billie_1.0, whole genome shotgun sequence nucleotide sequence AGAGTGTtcttaaaaaatcataaatgaatAACTTCCTAACTGCCAACTTGTCATTAGATCCCTAAAGGgtacattttatattacatgtattgttgtttcaaatattaaacattacaaagtTATAAAACTTGCAACAtgtaataaatactgtatatatgtagtACAATATTTTACTTCAATAAAGTAGTATACTTGGCTTATTGGCTTCCACGTTCCAGCCAGTAAATCCTCCTACGATGGTTAATGTCGAATCTCACGGTTTGAATAAATGATCAGGAGCTGACTGCTACTTAAAGAAAAGGACAATACGTTGCTGCGTTTCAAACTCGGCAGCGCTGAATTTATTACGCCGACTGTATTACACTGCTGTCGTTTTATTCTTAAGAAAATATATGTTTGAGAACAACTTAAGAATTTTTAAGAGTTCTTACGAACATCTTAGAATTTATCTTAAGAGCTTTCatatcttctttcttttttttaaagaagatttTCGTGAGTTCGGCCCCGGGTGAAGCATCTTACATAAACGGCAAAAATGTTTATTACGTACCTCGAACGTTGTTCGAGGggtttctttgtggtttctagGTTATGTGACGAACGAACCGTgtttttcagagagagagagaaacaggctgGTGATGGAAGGACTATAGCAtctataatgtaagtgaacTTGTTTTGCACCATTAAACTTAGCTATAAAATTGATTTTCAAAAatgtctttaattaataaaaaatgctaggttaattgctgtggtataagaggagtaaaacccTTCAGCGCATGCCGTTACAtcttcagggtggtaagagtaacaCATCTTCGTCGCAGCACCCCGTtgttgattgattattttcctataacggcacgtCTCagagttttatttcttacttgtaGTTTAGTAGGATATAAAAGTGGTTCGGGTCTTTAATAGCTGTGGttttgtgtgagtgagagtgagtgcgAGAGCGGTTTGATAGCTTTAAAGATTTCGAGCTGTGTGTGTAACATGAGCCTCTTCTCCCTGTGCAGAGTGGCTATTTTATCCCCCTGGTcaattctctctccctccctcgcctGTGGATCAGGACAccagaagaagcagcagcaggaaCAAACAAATGACATTGTCCCTATTCAGGGCCGACCATTAGCTCAGTCCGGAGCGTTTAAGGTAATCCAAACCGGCACATTAAAACCCGCCGGCCTCTTTTTAGCCGTACACATTACACTACTCGCCAAACACTGATAGACCACTTAACGGTACACAAGGGAGACGAGGAGAAGACCGAAGCAGAGGAAGAGATCTCGCACTGCTGCTGGACAGAAAACAGATATCACGGGTTTCTTGTATTGCTTCACGATCGTTAACATGATAAAGCTTACATAAAGAAACCTGCCAGGCCTTTTGAATGTACATTTAGTGAATCCTCGAGGTGTAcgagtgatgagagagagaattctcTCTTCACTTGTACTGAGAAATGCATGAGTGCACTTCAGTCTCTTTGGTCAACAATCATACACCATGTCTGTGTATTCTATGTGATAATCTTTGTATATCTAAGTTTGCCGTCACATTTGAACAGGTTAGATATGTTTagaaatggtctgcacttatatagcgcttttatccaaagtgctttacagtgtgtctcattcacccattcacacacacacacacacacaccaatggtggcAGAGccgccacgcaaggcgctaacttgccctcgggagcaacttggggttcagtgtcttgcccaaggacacttcggcatgtggagtcatgtgggccaggaatcgaacctccaaccctacgattagtggacaacccgctctaccacctgagccacaggtATAGCAAGATATAGCAAGCTGTGAAAGGAGATACCGCaggctgggttttttttacactacACAGTTTAGATAAGGGACTGCATTAAGGTTTTGAAGCACTCTCAAGTGTGAGGAGCCACTCCTTTGTGGGCATCCCGGAAGCAAGTGTTATCGTTTGCGTTATAGCAGggtcattctctcaccagcctcttatGAAGTTTATCAGACCAAAACGTAGCGTGTTGTGTTACAGACAAACCGCTTCATTggaacactggagactccttcctcatGGAAAGCTACACCGTATCACCGGCTACACGCGCCCAAgtcgtgctgttatagtaaatcGATCAGAATTTGAGAATTCagtagcactgtggtataacgatgtttatttcagtttacACAGATTTCGAAAAAATACCTGGTATGACTGAGGAACCTTATTAACCCTGGACTGACGAGCACATCAAGAAAAGTGAGAGAACCTATGACAGCTATAACGATAAATCTCCTATTGGTCACTTTGTAGGTTTCTGATGTGTCCATCAGTGAGCAGATGTTATTCGGATGGTGGAACTGATCAGAAGCGGACACAGAATGTACTAGAAGTCGGTTTGGACAAATTGTGCCTGGAGATAGATGCGCTATAGTCTCAGTGGGGGAAGGGGGGCATGGTATCTTAGTGGttggcatgtttgccttgcacctccaggggtGGGGGTTGGAATGCAGCCTCCGCACTGTGTGCACGGAAtctgcatgttcttcctgtgcttcaggggtttcttccgggtacgccggtttcctcccccagttcaaagacatgcgttgtaggctgactgacgtttctaaattgtccgtagtgtgtgaatggatgtgcgatggattggcaccctgttcaggttGTCCccttgagttccctgggataagcgccaggctccccgtgaccctgtgtaggataagcagtccATACCAAATGGATGGATCTCTGTGCATCGCCAGAGGCCCAAATTTTTGAcgaataaaatgtacattaattacacacagtgtttaaaacCCCAACAATGATGATACACCTCAGACTTGTCCCTTTCCACCGATGGACAGGACAGATGATGGAATACAGTCAGTAATTTTATACCTACAAGCGAGGTGTCTCTAATAATAAAGCAATTTATTTTAAGACTTAAAATACTAAGCAAGCAGGAAACTTTGTCCTTCAGCTTTGCTTTCTTTATTGTCTATCACGTTAACATTTTCCAAGCACTTTCCTTTTTcttattgtgatttttattaGCAGCAAATGCACTTCTTCCTCTGACGTACTTCGCTTGTTTTTCCCCCTGCcagttttcacacacacagtgagaaacACCAGCAACTCTGCTGAAGTGTTCACACACTTTAAGGCTTTTTTTATATACCTGATTAACAGACTCCGTGAGCTCACTGTAACAGCAGGTGCTTGAAGTCTTTAAGATGAGTGAGATATacgtgtacaaaaaaaaaaaaaaaaccaacaagtTTAAGTCCATGATGTTTCCACCACAGGACGAGCATCACCCGAAGGCGGAGACGGCCCACTGTTTGACATCGGTGGGGCATTGTGGGTATCTCTGCAAAGCCTCCATGACTTGCGTGTGATCCAGCATGAGACGCACGAGCTGGTACTCCCTCTGCACTTTACACATTCCGCCATCCACCGGCCGGATCAACTCCAGCTGCAGCAAGTGCTCGAAAGCCTACAgtacgcaacacacacacacacacacacaaaattaaacTGTATTATCTGTAATGATGCTATAATTATCACATCAGCTAAATCACGGTTCTCATTCTCACCACATAAAGCGCTGCTGAACTGCACAgctgtgtgttttctctgctcgaacacacctgattcaacctGATAATTAACTGATCAGCTGATTCACGTGCGCTGGAGCTTAGGTGGTGTGTTTCAGCGCACGTGCTCAGATACAAACCCAGAGCTAAAGCAAGCAATGTGCCGAGTGTGTAACGTTCTCAGAATTTAATTCATGCTTCTGGTCTAAGTGGATCAGGTGCGGAAGTGTTTCTAGGATCGACACTGATCAAGGGTAGAGGATGATTAACACACTGTACGTGAgcggaaaaaaaataataaatcacgttaacatgtgatcttcagCGACATCCAGAACATACTGTAGTTTATTAAGCTTCTTTCATCGGCACGGTCTATTTTCGTCTTCGTTAACGGTGTCGTACGTTACCCACGATGCCGTTTGACTACCTGCTGACAGTGGTGCCAGTGGTATTTAGCCCTCGTGTCATCTCTATGTAAAGAGAGCGATGCCGGCTCTCaaacctcctcatctgtacactgcTCAaccagatcagcttccaaagcctTCATGTTAATACCTCCATCAGTGCCATCACGCTTGTACATTACGAGAGGGACACGAAAATACAGCAACAGCCTGCAAATTAACACCAAAATCATTCAATATTTCAGTACAAACGTTCTACATAATGTGTTTCAGGTTAGAGTTGGACTTCTCGAACGGTCCACCTATAATACAGAACAACAAGGTAGGTGTATGTATTAAAGTGCTCACATGTGCAGTGTTTAAAAGCAccgcacacacaccaacagcaGTGTCACTGTAGTGATAATGATCACCAGCTTCTCGTCTCTTTAAGCGAGCCTACTCGTTTTCTTTCCTTGTTTCGTAGCAGCGCTGACTGAGGAATCAAGCACTAGCATATTTAGCGAATGGGGTGTTCTTGCTTACTTACTGAAACGTCATTTTAAAACGATTTATCTGCATGTACACAAACCCTATTACAGTCTCAGTTAACCTCAGCTTCAGCCTAATCaagatcctcctcatcatcgGTCTCATACGATAGTGTGTTCTTAATTAAGACATGTTTTAAGCACAAATACATTGAATTATGTATGTGTGGTTCTTATTATTGGATCATTTGTTGCAagaattatttatgtttatttttttttaaagaagtgttGAAGATTTTTATACCGTGTGCTTACAtcactaaaaaataaataaaggcattCGCTTTGTAAGCACTGGTGTATGCATGCACAAGCCTGGCAGAAGGCGGAGGTTGAAGTATGAATCCTGTGAGTATTGGTGTTTGCATTTTCACTGGAATTTAATTTTTTAGCGTACTCAATTGGTCAGTATTAAGTTTGACTTTTTcggatcaatgtttgtgtttgcacGGCTCTCAGGACTGTATGCTGGTGTGACTTGTGGCCAAAAAGCTGACTAAATGATGACTGATGACTAAAGcttcctctgtgtgtatgtaaacacCACCTACAAACTTgtctatttttgttattatatgTATACGTGTTATATTTCTCTATTTaatttttctctcactcttcatACTTGGTAAAATCCTGATTGTCCTGTTCAGAGTtctccactagatggcagcagagctgtgggggctgggtttttttttgttgttattgttttttagcTGTTAACTCCAAGAGGTCCATCAATcaaaaaaatattgttgtttttgttttttacaagcTTTTTCATTTACATTGCTGTCCTGACATGGAAAAGAAAATAGCAATATCGGTTTTTAACTACGTGCACCCTGTGGAGCCTTAAACGTCATAAACCACAGGAAAGCGCTATTAGTTGCATGAGAATGCGAGTGagtgaatgtttatagctgctataatgtaactgATAAGAATTAACCTCTTTttcagacgttccacaacatttagtGTAACtaaaaattgatttaaaaaaaaaaaaaaaaaaaaaaaagtaaaacttctgattcattaatatatacagtgtaatactatatcatttataaatgacaaaaatgatgtggggaaaattgctgtggtatgagaggaataaagcacttcggagcatgctgttataaggaAATAATCGACGTCGGGCCGCATTACAGCAGCCTGTTGTTGATTAATTATCTATAACGGCTCGTGCGTaggcgttttattccttacgtaataAAGCTGCTTACAAGTCATTACGTTGGTTATcatcaatattttaaaaacaaggcAGGTAATGGAATATAAAGTCACGTGATAATCACTGGATCATTTGTCCATCCGGTCGTTTTAAGGAAGGATTGATACTGTAAAGACAATGAGATTTGTTGCATGATGAGTTCAGACTAAGTTTAGAGTCTCACCTTAAACACCACTGGCTTCTCAAAGTTATGGATGGAGTGAGACTTCCTCTGAAGGAATTTCTTAAACTCTGTGGAGAAACGacgagacaaaatattattccAGGCACTTTTCATATATATCTATGCAgctttcaaatatatatatgtacataacGTGTGTACAATCAGCTGTGGTCAATGGTCAATACGTAATTTGGAAGCGTCTTATTTTATAAACTGCTCGTTTTCCTTTCCTCGCTCCTTCCTCTGACGATGCGAGGAACGAAAACGACGGCAGGAGTCGTCGAGGACTTTACGCCAGATGAAGCGTCACATTAAAGTGACTTCACTTCTGGATGAAGATCACGTGCTGGGTGTAACGAATCCGTCCCTGGTCTACAACTTTCGTATCCACATTTGAATAGATTATTTGAACAGATTTGTACTCGTTGTTTATTATCCAAGTAAGGTCGCTTTGTATTTGTGCTTCTTCTTAGTGTATGCTAGAGACGATGAGTGATACCGTTGTGAACCATTTGGAAGTTAAACGGCTCTCCTTCGTAGGTATCATTCAAATGCTTCATGGCGATAATCAAACACAACTCCAGGACGGACAGACCTGAGCAAAGAAAATGCAAAGAGGTGAGGTCAGGTGAAGGTTTTTCTGTGTTAAATCATCTATTTATGCAACTACACCTTTTCAAAAATGTCTGACAGGCACTTCTAATAATATTTCACGCTGTATTTGTATGTGAACGGTGAGGAGTTGTTCAGCTGTTTGCGCCACCAGTAGGTTTGTGGTTAGTTTAGTTTTAGTCTTAAGCTTGATGCTCTCACCATGCAGGATGTTGCCTTTTGAGTCAGCCGAGCTCATTCGACTGGCCTCCAGTAGGTCTACAGCTCTTAGAATCGGGTTTGAGACAGAAACACGGCTCACTGCCAGCaactgagaaaacacacacacacacacacacacacacacacacacacacacacacaccgagtcaGGATCTACTGCTTTaggaaatgaacagaaagaaCACATTGGTGCTGATCATCATCTTTTATTAAGCTCTTCTCACCAGCAGTGAGTGTAAGGAGCGGAAATCTTTACAGGAGTtataatgtttctgtaaaatctCATCCACTGACTTGTCCTCACACAgtttctgagagagagacagagagagagagagagagagagagagagagagagaattaccACTCAGTTTTAGTTAAACATCCGTAAGCCATCAGCAGTGATCAATAAGAGATTCACTTAAAGGATTCAGAGCTGTTTCAATGAGACAAACTGTGAGGAAAGATATTGCACAGTTCAATTCTAActtaatggaaaataataaagaagtaaataaataatgtattagcTCCTTTACTGGGGCTgaaaggccacaccttcttcattAAGAGACCAAGAAAAATTCATTTCACTCGTATTTAAACAATACACTAATACTAAAAAGATGCACATCTGCGATCAATAATCAACTGTTCAACACAATGTTTATGctcctcttccttttttttttttaattcattctaATAGAAAAACTTCATTTATATGACATCATTTACTCACTGCTTTGTTCGTCACTTTTTGTACGTTCTCCTATCGATCCCTTTTAATCTTTCTCCTCATGCACCGCTTTGTTCTTCTCCCTACTCGCATGATAACGAGTGGGCGTGTCTTAAAAGCCTACGCGGTATCTGGATAATCGTTGTGCTCGACGATTATGGTCGTGTTACAGCCCACGACGATGATTAGAATTGGATAATTATAAAACTCCCTGCTCGTCATCGTAAGCGGTGAGGAAGACGGGGGTATGAAAAGGCATATGAAGCTACAATCGAGAAAACGCCAAAAGCGAGAAGCTGGCAGGTTGTAAACGCAGGAGTTGTGAGTGAGACGGAAAACAGATCAATAGGATGAGAAATCTAAATAAGCGTGCAACAATATAGGAAGACAGgaaaaggtttatttatttatttatttatttattttaaaatcatgtcAATGAAGGCGTCTCCAGTGTTCGATGTTAACACGATTAAGAAGCTGCATTTTGGTCTTAGCTTTAAAAAAGAGGCGCTGATGAGGGAACGGCTTGCTGCTCGAGCGCAAGTCATAAagaaacttgttttgcagacgttCCCCagcattaaaagtaactatatgttatgacatgtcattcttccaaaataaaagttgtaatcactggcaaactcctgtagtataagaggaataaaacatgctgttaatGTCGCATCATATTCCTATAGGAGCACACctccgagtgttttattcctaagcTTAGCGACTGTTAGGTCGCATGATACCAGTGTGACACTTCAGTTCAGTTTGTGGCGTCGTGTGTTGTACCGAAATGCCGAGGTTCCACTCCTGAGAGAACTTGCTGTCGGGGAAGCCGTCTTGCAGCGTGAGCTCGGACCGAAAAGCGTCTCGATACTGATGGAAACTCAGAGAACTCAACAGGTGAATCTGTCTGTGGGAAAACCGAGACTTCACACGCTTTTCTAAGAGCTCAAGCACGTCCTgttataaagaaagaaacacataCAGAGCTATTACGAACATGATCTGAAATTGTTTTGCCCAGAGAATGAAggtatacactgtgtgtgtgtgtgtgtgtgtgtgtgtgtgtgtgtatacacacaccagTCTGCAGGTGAGGCCCACCACAGCTACAGGAGCCTGAGCAGACTGAGAAACATCGAGCAGGTTATACAGGAGGGTCTGGTTCTTATGATGTGCAAACAGATCAAACTCTTCCAGAATGAAGAGCACCGGCCGACTGCTGCTTTTATCACCTACACAAAGACCGACAGAGACGAATCTGTTAGAACTTACAGGAACATCAGCGGTCTTTGATTcatacattaatttattttacccTAATTCAGTCACTCCCGAGTTTCTCTCACGCTCGCTTCTTTCAAACCATGTGAAGCTGCCACTCTTTTAGAAGAATCCcaactgatatatatatatattatatatatatatatatatatatatatatatatatatatatatatatatatatatatgtctcgcCTGTGATTGGACGGTGTATCTTTTGATAAACTGAGTAAACAGAAATGCTAACCTGTCCATCCAGACAgcaaggaggggaaaaaaatgctctCTTGGACTGCTGATCATGAATGACTCTTATTATGTTCACCGTCTCTCTCCTCGGAACTGATTAGTGTTTCGATGGGTTCATTTACTATTGTAGTTAAAGGAAATTTACTAACAGTATCAAAACCCACTTGATGGTGTTTgctcttttgattttttttacttaatcatGCGCAACCGCCAGACATCCTGCAAGTTACCTAAACACCTAGATACCAAGCTAGTGCTATCAATtaaattatctctctctctactttcaGTCATAGCAGCACTAGTGAATCATGAGCATCTAAGAGCTCGTGTATGTAGAAGGCGGCAGACGGCGCTGgtttcatgtgtctcagagaaaGCACATGGTAGCTGAtgagtgatatatatatatatatatatatatatatatatatatatctatatatatatatatatatattattttggtaAGAGCCATTTGTACTCAACCCACTCTCCTTATTGAACAAGTGATGAGCAAGTGAACATTAAAAACTGGTGCAGAGTTATAATGTAAGAAAATCAGAGGACCAACCCTTCTTCAGAGCATCCAGCAGAAAGACCAGATTCTCGGCGAAGCTGCCCTGCAAAACAAAGCACGGTCTTTGAATAAGCCGTTAAATAAGACGCATCGTGGAGGTGTCGAAAATCCAGCGATGctgaaacacactcacaaagACTTTGTCTCCTACGACGTTCTCCAGCTGAAGCTGGCGTGTAATCTCTCTCAGAGCGATCCGGTCGTCTGTCTGCAGCAGACCTGCACGAGGCGCACAGTTTAATAGGGTTAACGAAGCCGTGACTAAACCGACGGCGTCTTTTAAACACGCGCTGCGGCATCGATTCATCACCCACCGCTCAGGTGAACCTGCAGAACGTTCTTCTTCGCCTCCTGCAACTCCAGCAACTCTCTGAGAGCACAACGTAGcagctacacacacaaataaacactcaGGTTAGTATAAAGTAGCGGTGTGAATCTCAATACCATGTCGAGTTTGTGCAATAACGGTAGCACACAAACCTACTCGTACCATCGTTTTGCCAGATCCACGTGGACCGACGATAAGCACAGAGTTACTCTCACCATGAACCGCTGTCCTCCTCAACAGCTCCAACAGgtgcctaacacacacacacacacacacatgcatgctcacagGACTGTAGCCTTAGTAGAAAGCTGATTTGAAGAGAGTATTCTGTTGTAAAAACCCACTTGTACTGTGATTCCAGGCCCACTGGTTTATCCGGAAGCCTCTGGTGACAGAAGCGCTCCCTCAGTACTCTCTGGACCTGCAGACATAAGAGGATCAAAACGAATCATCACAGTGCAGATGGTCGCGGATATAACTTTAAAAACAATGTTGTACAGCATACTCCAGCAATTCctctataaacatttatatattttgagaaatATCTATTTAATTATCTCTAGCCTCGATCCTAC carries:
- the orc4 gene encoding origin recognition complex subunit 4 yields the protein MSKRKSMEKHVAVGECVSQVQRVLRERFCHQRLPDKPVGLESQYKHLLELLRRTAVHGESNSVLIVGPRGSGKTMLLRCALRELLELQEAKKNVLQVHLSGLLQTDDRIALREITRQLQLENVVGDKVFGSFAENLVFLLDALKKGDKSSSRPVLFILEEFDLFAHHKNQTLLYNLLDVSQSAQAPVAVVGLTCRLDVLELLEKRVKSRFSHRQIHLLSSLSFHQYRDAFRSELTLQDGFPDSKFSQEWNLGISKLCEDKSVDEILQKHYNSCKDFRSLHSLLLLAVSRVSVSNPILRAVDLLEASRMSSADSKGNILHGLSVLELCLIIAMKHLNDTYEGEPFNFQMVHNEFKKFLQRKSHSIHNFEKPVVFKAFEHLLQLELIRPVDGGMCKVQREYQLVRLMLDHTQVMEALQRYPQCPTDVKQWAVSAFG